One stretch of Thermus filiformis DNA includes these proteins:
- a CDS encoding 3'-5' exonuclease, whose protein sequence is MIRYTLATRLARHLRALGRPLPPRALGEALRLQGPVEPVLLPLLDGRFWHREEVGLWEWVYPFPPEKVVVLDLETTGLAPSEAEIIEVGLVVLEGGKKRTLSRLVRPHRPPSPFITRLTGLSWEDLREAPPLEEVIPEVHEALQGGTLVLHNASFDLSFLGPALRRVGLSWEGPVVDTVVLARRALPGVRRVGLDSLAEVFDLRPKERHRALGDALLTLEVLHEVYYMLTAGRPRPLSALGRGVQQI, encoded by the coding sequence ATGATCCGGTACACCTTGGCCACCCGCCTGGCCCGCCACCTCCGCGCCCTGGGGCGGCCTTTGCCCCCCAGGGCTTTGGGGGAAGCCCTCCGGCTCCAGGGGCCGGTGGAGCCGGTCCTCCTTCCCCTCCTGGACGGCCGCTTCTGGCACCGGGAGGAGGTGGGGCTTTGGGAGTGGGTCTACCCTTTCCCCCCGGAGAAGGTGGTGGTCCTGGACCTGGAGACCACGGGCCTGGCCCCCTCGGAGGCCGAGATCATAGAGGTGGGGCTCGTGGTCCTGGAGGGCGGGAAGAAGCGGACCCTAAGCCGTTTGGTCCGGCCCCACCGCCCCCCCTCGCCCTTCATCACCCGGCTCACCGGCCTTTCCTGGGAGGACCTCCGGGAGGCTCCGCCCCTGGAGGAGGTGATCCCGGAGGTGCACGAGGCCCTGCAAGGGGGCACCCTGGTCCTCCACAACGCTTCCTTTGACCTCTCCTTCCTGGGGCCCGCCCTGAGGCGGGTGGGGCTTTCCTGGGAGGGGCCCGTGGTGGACACGGTGGTCTTGGCCCGCAGGGCCCTTCCGGGGGTGAGGCGGGTGGGGCTGGACAGCCTGGCGGAGGTCTTTGACCTCAGGCCGAAAGAGCGGCACCGCGCCCTGGGGGACGCCCTACTCACCCTGGAGGTGCTCCACGAGGTGTATTATATGCTCACCGCGGGTCGGCCCAGGCCCTTGAGCGCCCTGGGCAGGGGGGTGCAGCAGATATGA
- a CDS encoding manganese catalase family protein, producing MFLRIDRLQIELPMPKEQDPNAAAAVQALLGGRFGEMSTLMNYMYQSFNFRGKKALKPYYDLIANIATEELGHIELVSATINALLWQERKEVDPVSAPLGFAKDVRNTAHWIAGGGNTLVMGSMGEPWNGEYVFTSGNLILDLLHNFFLEVAARTHKLRVYEMTQNPVAREMIGYLLVRGGVHAAAYGKALETLTGVEVNKMLPIPNIPNEKIPEAKKYMDLGYHRNLYRFSLEDYQDLGLIWRGASPEDGTEVQVVDGPPTGGPVLEGEHDAAAFAPDFAVEELLEIAKKLYDKAK from the coding sequence ATGTTTCTGAGGATAGACCGGTTGCAGATCGAGTTGCCCATGCCGAAGGAGCAGGACCCCAACGCCGCCGCTGCGGTTCAGGCCCTTCTGGGGGGGCGGTTCGGGGAGATGTCCACCCTGATGAACTACATGTACCAGTCCTTCAACTTCCGGGGGAAGAAGGCCCTGAAGCCCTATTACGACCTGATCGCCAACATTGCCACCGAGGAGCTGGGGCACATTGAGCTCGTCTCCGCCACCATCAACGCCCTCCTCTGGCAGGAGCGGAAAGAGGTGGACCCGGTTTCCGCTCCCCTCGGCTTCGCTAAGGACGTCCGGAACACCGCCCACTGGATCGCGGGGGGTGGCAACACCCTGGTGATGGGGTCCATGGGGGAGCCCTGGAACGGGGAGTACGTCTTCACCAGCGGTAACCTCATCCTGGACCTCCTGCACAACTTCTTCCTCGAGGTGGCCGCCCGGACCCACAAGCTCCGGGTCTACGAGATGACCCAGAACCCCGTGGCCCGGGAGATGATCGGCTACCTCCTGGTCCGGGGCGGGGTGCACGCCGCGGCCTACGGAAAGGCCCTGGAGACCCTCACGGGGGTGGAGGTGAACAAGATGCTGCCCATCCCCAACATCCCCAACGAGAAGATCCCCGAGGCGAAGAAGTACATGGACCTGGGCTACCACCGCAACCTCTACCGCTTCAGCCTGGAGGACTACCAGGACCTGGGCCTGATCTGGCGGGGCGCCTCCCCGGAGGACGGGACGGAGGTCCAGGTGGTGGACGGCCCGCCCACCGGCGGCCCTGTCCTGGAGGGTGAGCACGACGCTGCTGCCTTCGCCCCCGACTTCGCGGTGGAGGAGCTCCTGGAGATCGCCAAGAAGCTCTACGACAAGGCGAAGTAA
- a CDS encoding LysR substrate-binding domain-containing protein — translation MTLDQLRCLVALDEHRNFTRAAEAVYLSQPALSLQIAKLERELGAVLFDRKSRPLKPTEVGEAVIAHARRVLALVEEMKALVQGEGYQGPFRLGVIPTVGPYLLPRLLPAFSHLFPGVRLEAVELLTPEILKGLQEGRLDAGLIASWEEEQGLSLVPLFQEPFYLYISPQHPLYAKEAIAPLEVRASEAWVLAEGHCFREQVLSVCQPELMDTRPYAFQGGHLDTLVRLVDGVGGLTFLPQMAAQALPEEAKRHLRPFLPPAPSRTVYLVEREGSAKRFLSSRLAQLLKAWTLGSPGSP, via the coding sequence ATGACTTTGGACCAGTTGCGCTGCCTGGTGGCCCTGGACGAGCACCGGAACTTCACCCGGGCGGCGGAGGCGGTCTACCTCTCCCAGCCCGCCCTGAGCCTCCAGATCGCCAAGCTGGAACGGGAGCTCGGTGCGGTGCTCTTTGACCGCAAAAGCCGCCCCCTGAAGCCCACAGAGGTGGGCGAGGCGGTCATCGCCCACGCCCGACGCGTCCTCGCCCTGGTGGAGGAGATGAAGGCCCTGGTGCAGGGCGAGGGCTACCAGGGTCCCTTCCGGCTGGGGGTCATCCCCACCGTCGGCCCCTACCTCCTGCCCCGGCTCCTACCGGCTTTTTCCCACCTCTTCCCCGGGGTGCGCCTCGAGGCCGTGGAGCTCCTCACCCCGGAGATCCTGAAAGGCCTCCAGGAAGGCCGGCTGGACGCGGGGCTGATCGCCTCCTGGGAGGAGGAGCAGGGTCTTTCCCTCGTCCCCCTCTTCCAGGAGCCCTTCTACCTCTACATCTCCCCCCAGCACCCCCTTTACGCCAAGGAGGCCATCGCTCCCCTCGAGGTCCGGGCCAGCGAGGCCTGGGTGCTAGCGGAGGGGCACTGCTTCCGGGAGCAGGTGCTCAGCGTATGCCAGCCCGAGCTGATGGATACCCGCCCCTACGCCTTCCAGGGGGGGCATCTGGACACCCTGGTCCGGCTGGTGGACGGTGTGGGGGGGCTGACCTTTCTTCCTCAGATGGCCGCCCAGGCCCTGCCCGAGGAGGCAAAACGCCATCTGCGCCCCTTCCTCCCCCCCGCCCCCAGCCGGACGGTCTACCTGGTGGAACGGGAGGGAAGCGCCAAGCGCTTTCTCTCCTCCCGGCTTGCCCAGCTGCTTAAGGCTTGGACTTTAGGGTCTCCAGGATCTCCCTGA
- the csaB gene encoding polysaccharide pyruvyl transferase CsaB, with the protein MVVGVAGYYGFKNAGDEAILEAILQELRARGLEGVVLSGNPRLTQEQHHVRAVHRLNPFALLKAPLWLLGGGGLLQDKTSALSLEYYLGLVRLARFYRRKVVVFNQSLGPLSAWGEGRVRQVLRGVPLILRDQASVEYARSLGLSAELGADPALLLAPPPVPKEKDWVLLIPRFGEAYREGVKTLEKLAVRLAYEKKEVMVLLMQPGLDDLLLEDKEFDTLFRYFRTEKTSDPRRVLYLVAQAEYVVSMRLHGLILAAAAGTPFAGLAYDPKVAGFAKDADAYYQDLPGDPYHLAMAVLSRRPPDWGRVEAMKERARKSFDRVLEGVAVRSSRP; encoded by the coding sequence ATGGTGGTGGGGGTAGCGGGGTACTACGGGTTTAAGAACGCGGGGGACGAGGCCATTTTGGAGGCCATCCTCCAGGAGCTTAGGGCGCGGGGCCTCGAGGGGGTGGTCCTCTCCGGAAACCCCCGGCTCACCCAGGAGCAGCACCACGTCCGGGCCGTCCACCGCCTGAACCCCTTCGCCCTCCTGAAGGCCCCCCTCTGGCTTCTGGGCGGGGGCGGGCTCCTCCAGGACAAGACCTCCGCCCTCTCCCTGGAGTACTACCTGGGCCTGGTCCGGCTCGCCCGGTTCTACCGCCGCAAGGTTGTGGTCTTCAACCAGTCCCTGGGCCCCCTCTCCGCCTGGGGGGAGGGCCGGGTGAGGCAGGTCCTCCGGGGCGTCCCTCTGATCCTCCGGGACCAGGCCTCGGTGGAGTACGCGCGCAGCCTGGGCCTGTCCGCCGAGCTGGGGGCCGACCCCGCCCTCCTCCTCGCGCCGCCCCCGGTGCCCAAGGAGAAGGACTGGGTCCTCCTCATCCCCCGCTTCGGAGAGGCCTACCGGGAGGGGGTCAAGACCCTGGAGAAGCTGGCGGTGCGGCTGGCCTACGAGAAGAAGGAGGTCATGGTCCTCCTGATGCAGCCGGGGTTGGACGACCTCCTCCTGGAGGACAAGGAGTTTGACACCCTCTTCCGCTACTTCCGCACCGAGAAGACCTCGGACCCCCGCCGGGTCCTCTACCTGGTAGCCCAGGCGGAGTACGTGGTCTCCATGCGCCTGCACGGCCTGATCCTGGCCGCCGCCGCGGGCACCCCCTTCGCCGGCCTCGCCTACGACCCCAAGGTGGCGGGCTTCGCCAAGGACGCGGACGCCTACTACCAGGACCTCCCCGGGGACCCCTACCACCTGGCCATGGCCGTCCTCTCCCGCCGCCCCCCGGACTGGGGCCGGGTAGAAGCGATGAAGGAGCGGGCCCGGAAGAGCTTTGACCGGGTGCTGGAGGGGGTGGCGGTCCGCTCCTCCAGGCCCTGA
- a CDS encoding DUF5693 family protein, translated as MRRTLNLLLLLALVPSLLSLLPRIRAERPGPVVLVMDGKALEDEARARGEDLVAAFRRYQAQGVRGVALYENTVRDWVDKGALLLRRGRELREEGLPARPGWFYLKGEGWLLKALKTAYELPVHEVGGYLGFPLDPSFLPALYDPALARALKAAGAYLVFRPLNHPQRVLQEGIIPQEADAVVFAGTEALGFPHRLEEARGLIHVPVAWIEGTPQEGFGAFRTLGVLRLFSLKAEWQLSLKPKEAADKFVLAARERGHQLLYLRPYPYEEDTQAFLARLREGLSASRIPLGTPEVRTFTPSPLRHLAWLGVLAGLGLLALGLSAYGPLVAGLLLLFALGYAGSQGGALLAALVFPALGFLGERNGVWMWLRSLGYALAGAVFLSALGSTPEAVLGLTPFKGVSLTLLVPPLLVLYGLLPREFKEALTRLFNHPLRLGEVGLGAIGLALLALALLRRGNDAPVVPEWELKLRALLQEAMVRPRFKEVFGHAVFLLALLLPWPRWVQNALLVVAAVGMASILNTFSHFHTPLLISFFRVVNGAAFGLALGAVGVMLGRRLWRWWWG; from the coding sequence GTGAGGCGGACCTTGAACCTCCTCCTCCTCCTGGCCCTGGTCCCCTCCCTCCTGAGCCTCCTGCCCCGCATCCGGGCCGAGCGGCCGGGGCCGGTGGTCCTGGTGATGGACGGAAAGGCCCTGGAAGACGAGGCCCGCGCGCGGGGGGAGGACCTCGTGGCGGCCTTTCGGCGCTACCAGGCCCAGGGGGTCCGGGGGGTGGCCCTGTACGAGAACACGGTGCGGGACTGGGTGGACAAGGGGGCCCTCCTCCTGAGGCGGGGGCGGGAGCTCCGGGAGGAGGGCCTGCCCGCCCGGCCCGGCTGGTTCTACCTGAAGGGAGAAGGGTGGCTCCTAAAGGCCCTTAAGACCGCTTACGAGCTGCCCGTGCATGAGGTTGGAGGGTATCTGGGCTTCCCCCTGGACCCCTCCTTCCTCCCGGCCCTCTACGACCCCGCCCTGGCCCGGGCCCTGAAGGCCGCCGGGGCCTACCTGGTCTTCCGCCCCCTGAACCACCCCCAGCGGGTCCTCCAGGAGGGCATCATCCCCCAGGAAGCGGACGCGGTGGTCTTCGCGGGGACGGAGGCTTTGGGCTTTCCCCACCGGCTCGAGGAGGCCCGGGGCCTAATCCACGTGCCCGTGGCCTGGATAGAGGGCACCCCCCAGGAGGGGTTCGGCGCCTTCCGCACCCTGGGGGTCCTGCGGCTTTTCAGCCTGAAAGCGGAGTGGCAGCTCTCCCTAAAGCCCAAGGAGGCGGCGGACAAGTTCGTCCTGGCCGCGCGGGAGCGGGGCCACCAGCTCCTGTACCTGAGGCCCTACCCCTACGAGGAGGACACCCAAGCCTTCCTGGCGCGCCTTAGGGAGGGGCTTTCCGCCTCCCGGATCCCGCTTGGGACCCCAGAGGTGCGGACCTTCACCCCCTCGCCCCTGCGGCACCTGGCCTGGCTGGGCGTCCTGGCGGGGCTCGGCCTCCTGGCCCTGGGGCTTTCCGCCTACGGGCCCCTGGTGGCGGGCCTCCTCCTCCTCTTCGCCCTGGGGTACGCGGGAAGCCAAGGGGGGGCCCTCCTCGCCGCCTTGGTCTTCCCAGCCCTGGGGTTTTTGGGCGAGCGGAACGGGGTCTGGATGTGGCTTAGGAGCCTGGGCTACGCCCTGGCGGGGGCGGTCTTCCTCTCCGCCTTGGGGAGCACGCCGGAGGCCGTTTTGGGCCTCACCCCCTTCAAGGGGGTCTCCCTCACCCTCCTCGTCCCTCCCCTTTTGGTCCTATACGGCCTCCTTCCCCGGGAGTTCAAGGAGGCCCTCACCCGGCTCTTCAACCACCCCCTGCGCCTGGGGGAGGTGGGGCTCGGAGCCATTGGCCTGGCCCTTCTGGCCCTGGCCCTCCTCCGCCGGGGGAACGACGCCCCGGTGGTGCCCGAGTGGGAGCTGAAGCTCCGGGCCCTCCTGCAGGAGGCCATGGTCCGGCCCCGCTTCAAGGAGGTCTTCGGCCACGCCGTCTTCCTCCTGGCCCTCCTCCTGCCCTGGCCTCGGTGGGTCCAAAACGCCCTCCTGGTGGTGGCCGCGGTGGGCATGGCCTCCATCCTCAACACCTTCAGCCACTTCCACACCCCCCTCCTCATCTCCTTCTTCCGGGTGGTGAACGGGGCGGCCTTCGGCCTGGCCCTGGGGGCGGTGGGGGTTATGCTGGGAAGGAGGCTTTGGCGATGGTGGTGGGGGTAG
- the mscL gene encoding large conductance mechanosensitive channel protein MscL yields MLKGFRDFIMRGNVVDLAVAVIIGGAFGQVVGSLVSDVLTPLIGALGGAPDFSAWKLGPVALGKFVNAVVNFLVVAAAVYFLVVVPMNEVQKRLRKEAQEAPPAPPEPPEEVKLLREILETLKSKP; encoded by the coding sequence ATGCTCAAAGGATTTCGGGACTTTATCATGCGCGGCAACGTGGTGGACCTGGCGGTGGCGGTGATCATCGGCGGGGCCTTCGGCCAGGTGGTGGGCTCCTTGGTGTCGGACGTGCTCACCCCCCTGATCGGGGCTTTGGGGGGTGCCCCCGACTTCTCCGCCTGGAAGCTGGGGCCCGTGGCCCTGGGGAAGTTCGTGAACGCGGTGGTCAACTTCCTGGTGGTGGCGGCGGCCGTCTACTTCCTGGTGGTCGTCCCCATGAACGAGGTCCAGAAGCGGCTCCGCAAGGAGGCCCAGGAGGCCCCCCCGGCCCCTCCTGAGCCCCCCGAGGAGGTCAAGCTCCTCAGGGAGATCCTGGAGACCCTAAAGTCCAAGCCTTAA
- a CDS encoding ABC transporter ATP-binding protein: protein MAKVRLEHVWKRFGKVVAVKDFNLETEDGEFVVFVGPSGCGKTTTLRMIAGLEEISEGKIFIGDRLVNDVPPKDRDIAMVFQNYALYPHMNVYENMAFGLRLRRVPREEIDRRVKEAARILKIEHLLNRKPRELSGGQRQRVAMGRAIVREPQVFLMDEPLSNLDAKLRVEMRAEIAKLQRRLGVTTIYVTHDQVEAMTLGHRIVVMKDGEVQQVDTPLNLYDFPANRFVAGFIGSPAMNFIKARVEAQGEALYLAHPAFRIRTNAVLAQALRPYAGKEVWMGVRPEHIGLKGWTVIPEGENVVRGEVEVVEPLGAETEIHVSVDGTLLTAKVDGHAPVRPGEKVELLVDTERLHAFDPETEQAIGHALSRERVAAR from the coding sequence ATGGCCAAGGTTCGCCTCGAGCACGTTTGGAAGCGCTTCGGCAAGGTGGTGGCGGTCAAGGACTTCAACCTGGAGACGGAGGACGGGGAGTTCGTGGTCTTCGTGGGGCCCTCGGGCTGCGGCAAGACCACCACCCTGCGCATGATCGCCGGGCTGGAGGAGATCTCGGAGGGGAAGATCTTCATCGGCGACCGCCTGGTGAACGACGTCCCCCCCAAGGACCGGGACATCGCCATGGTCTTCCAGAACTACGCCCTCTACCCCCACATGAACGTCTACGAGAACATGGCCTTCGGCCTGCGCCTGCGCCGGGTGCCCCGGGAGGAGATTGACCGGCGGGTCAAGGAGGCAGCCCGCATCCTCAAGATTGAGCACCTCCTGAACCGCAAGCCCCGGGAGCTCTCCGGCGGCCAGCGGCAGCGGGTGGCCATGGGGAGGGCCATCGTCCGGGAGCCCCAGGTCTTCCTGATGGACGAGCCCCTTTCCAACCTGGACGCCAAGCTCCGGGTGGAGATGCGGGCCGAGATCGCCAAGCTGCAAAGGCGCTTGGGCGTCACCACCATTTACGTCACCCACGACCAGGTGGAGGCCATGACCCTGGGCCACCGCATCGTGGTGATGAAGGACGGGGAGGTCCAGCAGGTGGACACGCCCCTCAACCTCTACGACTTCCCCGCCAACCGCTTCGTGGCCGGCTTCATCGGAAGCCCCGCCATGAACTTCATCAAGGCCCGGGTGGAGGCCCAGGGGGAGGCCCTCTACTTGGCCCACCCCGCCTTCCGCATCCGGACGAACGCAGTTTTGGCCCAGGCCCTGAGGCCCTACGCGGGCAAGGAGGTCTGGATGGGGGTCCGCCCCGAGCACATCGGGCTCAAGGGCTGGACGGTCATCCCGGAGGGCGAGAACGTGGTCCGGGGCGAGGTGGAGGTGGTGGAGCCTTTGGGGGCCGAGACGGAGATCCACGTCTCTGTGGACGGCACCCTCCTCACCGCCAAGGTGGACGGCCACGCCCCCGTTCGCCCGGGGGAGAAGGTGGAGCTCCTGGTGGACACGGAGCGCCTCCACGCCTTTGACCCCGAGACGGAACAGGCCATCGGCCACGCCCTTTCTCGGGAGAGGGTGGCCGCCCGCTGA
- the nadC gene encoding carboxylating nicotinate-nucleotide diphosphorylase has product MKGLDLWLEEDLGHGDLTSLLLIPEDQVGRGVVLAKEEGVLAGLEVARAVFARVDGRIAFTPLLRDGDALRPGLEVARLEGPLRGILAGERLALNLLQRLSGIATLTRRYVEAVRGTRAVILDTRKTTPGLRALEKYAVRVGGGRNHRYGLFDGILIKDNHIRAVGGVKEAVRRARAGAPHHLRVEVEVTTLEELEEALEAGADLVLLDNMDLETLREAVRRARGRALLEASGGMSLERVRAVAETGVDFISVGALTHSARALDLSLELE; this is encoded by the coding sequence GTGAAGGGGCTGGACCTTTGGCTCGAGGAGGACCTGGGGCACGGGGACCTGACCAGCCTCCTCCTCATCCCCGAGGACCAGGTGGGGCGGGGGGTGGTCCTGGCCAAGGAGGAGGGGGTCCTGGCGGGGCTGGAGGTGGCCCGGGCGGTCTTCGCCCGGGTGGACGGGCGCATCGCCTTCACCCCGCTCTTGCGGGACGGGGACGCCCTGCGGCCGGGCCTCGAGGTGGCCCGCCTGGAGGGTCCTTTGCGGGGGATCCTGGCGGGGGAGCGGCTCGCCCTCAACCTCCTCCAGCGGCTTTCCGGCATCGCCACCCTGACCCGCCGGTACGTGGAGGCGGTGCGGGGCACCCGGGCCGTCATCCTGGACACCCGCAAGACCACCCCGGGCCTCCGGGCCCTGGAGAAGTACGCCGTCCGGGTAGGGGGTGGGCGGAACCACCGCTACGGCCTCTTTGACGGCATTCTCATCAAGGACAACCACATCCGGGCGGTGGGGGGGGTGAAGGAGGCGGTGCGCCGGGCCCGGGCCGGGGCCCCCCACCACCTGCGGGTGGAGGTGGAGGTCACCACCTTGGAGGAGCTGGAGGAGGCCTTGGAGGCGGGGGCGGACCTGGTGCTCCTGGACAACATGGACCTGGAGACCCTAAGGGAGGCGGTGCGCCGGGCCCGGGGCCGGGCGCTTCTGGAGGCGAGCGGGGGGATGAGCCTGGAGCGGGTGCGGGCGGTGGCCGAAACGGGGGTGGACTTCATCTCCGTGGGGGCCCTGACCCACTCCGCCCGGGCGCTGGACCTGAGCCTCGAGCTAGAATGA
- the gatA gene encoding Asp-tRNA(Asn)/Glu-tRNA(Gln) amidotransferase subunit GatA: MLAHALLKAVREGRLHPREVAEAYLERARRHAHLGAFLALNERVLEEAERVDREAPLAGLPVAVKDNLVTRDLPTTAGSRLLEGFFAPYEATAVRRLKEAGALVLGKTNLDEFAMGSSTEHSAFFPARNPFDPSRTPGGSSGGSAAAVSADLAPLALGSDTGGSIRQPAAYCGVYGLKPTYGRVSRYGLIAYASSLDQVGPLARSVRDLALLMDVLAGEDPLDATSLSAPSRFQKALEEPLPPLRLGVVKEALEGNTEGVSRALEGFLEVMGRLGARVKEVSWPGLSLALNAYYILAPAEASSNLARYDGTLFGVRKGGVEETRALFGLEAKRRILVGTFVLSSGYYEAFYGRAQAFRARLKREALALFSDLDALVLPTTPTPAFPLGAMKDPLAMYRQDLYTVAANLTGLPALSVPAGFEGGLPVGVQLMGPPLSDEALLRVALAFEEATDGAHLRTPLGEAF, encoded by the coding sequence ATGCTGGCTCACGCGCTCCTAAAGGCGGTCAGGGAGGGCCGGCTCCACCCCCGGGAGGTGGCGGAGGCCTACCTCGAGCGCGCCCGGCGGCACGCCCACCTGGGGGCCTTCCTGGCCCTGAACGAGAGGGTCCTCGAGGAGGCGGAGAGGGTGGACCGGGAGGCCCCCTTGGCCGGCCTTCCCGTGGCGGTGAAGGACAACCTGGTCACCCGAGACCTCCCCACCACCGCGGGCAGCCGCCTTCTGGAGGGCTTCTTCGCCCCCTACGAGGCCACGGCGGTGCGGCGGCTCAAGGAGGCGGGGGCTTTGGTCCTGGGCAAGACCAACCTGGACGAGTTCGCCATGGGCTCCTCCACGGAGCACTCCGCCTTCTTCCCCGCCCGCAACCCTTTTGACCCCTCCCGGACCCCCGGAGGGTCCAGCGGGGGGAGCGCGGCGGCGGTGAGCGCGGACCTGGCCCCCCTGGCCCTGGGCTCCGACACCGGGGGGAGCATCCGCCAGCCCGCCGCCTACTGCGGGGTCTACGGCCTGAAGCCCACCTACGGCCGGGTGAGCCGCTACGGCCTTATCGCCTACGCCAGCTCCTTGGACCAGGTGGGCCCCCTGGCCCGGAGCGTCCGGGACCTGGCCCTCCTGATGGACGTCCTGGCGGGGGAGGACCCCCTGGACGCCACCAGCTTAAGCGCTCCTTCCCGCTTCCAGAAGGCCCTGGAGGAGCCCCTTCCCCCCTTGCGGCTGGGGGTGGTGAAGGAGGCTTTGGAGGGGAACACGGAAGGGGTGAGCCGGGCCCTGGAGGGCTTTTTGGAGGTCATGGGCCGCCTGGGGGCCAGGGTCAAGGAGGTCTCCTGGCCGGGGCTCTCCCTGGCCCTGAACGCCTACTACATCCTGGCCCCGGCGGAGGCCAGCTCCAACCTGGCCCGCTACGACGGCACCCTCTTCGGCGTGCGGAAGGGAGGGGTGGAGGAGACCCGGGCCCTGTTCGGCCTCGAGGCCAAGCGGCGCATCCTGGTGGGCACCTTCGTCCTTTCCTCCGGGTACTACGAGGCCTTCTACGGCCGGGCCCAGGCTTTCCGCGCCCGGCTCAAGCGGGAGGCCTTGGCCCTCTTCTCCGACCTGGACGCCCTGGTCCTGCCCACCACCCCCACCCCCGCCTTCCCCTTAGGGGCGATGAAGGACCCCCTGGCCATGTACCGGCAGGACCTCTACACCGTGGCCGCCAACCTCACCGGCCTGCCCGCCCTCTCCGTCCCCGCGGGGTTTGAAGGGGGGCTTCCCGTAGGGGTCCAGCTCATGGGCCCGCCCCTCTCGGACGAGGCCCTCCTCCGGGTGGCCCTGGCCTTTGAGGAGGCCACGGACGGGGCCCACCTCCGCACCCCCTTGGGGGAGGCGTTTTGA
- the miaA gene encoding tRNA (adenosine(37)-N6)-dimethylallyltransferase MiaA: MEIPVLAGPTASGKTLLALRLAEEVPLEVVSADATMVYRGLDIGTDKPTPEERARVPHHLVDVLEPSEAMSVARFLELAEEAIARVLSRGRLPLVVGGTGYYIRALSEGLHDLPPPDPLLQEELWRALEREGFSALWEELHRQSPEDARRVGRNPRRLVRALEVLRRTGLPPARFPKRPPRFRYRKLVLWPEKAWLWPRLEARARSQFARGLLEEVRGLLGRYPEVPTALQAIGYKEVVGYLRGEYSLEEALERDIRAVKAYAKRQYTWFRREPGDVTYLFRGGEEAYEGFRDWVRLYYGL, translated from the coding sequence GTGGAGATCCCCGTTCTCGCCGGTCCCACGGCCAGCGGAAAGACCCTCCTCGCCCTTCGGCTTGCGGAGGAGGTGCCCCTCGAGGTCGTCTCCGCGGACGCCACCATGGTCTACCGGGGGCTGGACATCGGCACGGACAAGCCCACCCCTGAGGAGAGGGCGCGCGTGCCTCACCACCTGGTGGATGTGCTGGAGCCTTCCGAGGCCATGAGCGTGGCCCGGTTTTTGGAACTGGCCGAGGAGGCCATCGCCCGCGTCCTTTCCCGGGGCCGCCTTCCCTTGGTGGTGGGGGGGACGGGGTACTACATCCGGGCCCTTTCCGAGGGGCTACACGACCTTCCCCCGCCCGACCCCCTGCTCCAAGAGGAGCTCTGGCGGGCCCTGGAACGGGAGGGGTTTTCCGCCCTATGGGAGGAGCTCCACCGCCAAAGCCCCGAGGACGCGCGGAGGGTGGGGCGCAACCCCCGCAGGCTGGTGCGGGCCCTGGAGGTCCTGAGGCGGACCGGCCTTCCCCCGGCCCGCTTTCCCAAAAGGCCCCCCCGGTTTCGCTACCGGAAGCTGGTCCTCTGGCCGGAGAAGGCTTGGCTCTGGCCCCGCCTCGAGGCCCGGGCCAGGTCCCAGTTCGCCCGGGGGCTTTTGGAGGAGGTCCGGGGGCTTCTCGGGAGGTACCCGGAGGTCCCCACCGCCCTCCAGGCCATCGGGTACAAGGAGGTGGTGGGGTACCTGAGGGGGGAGTACAGCCTGGAGGAGGCCCTGGAGCGGGACATCCGGGCGGTGAAGGCCTACGCCAAGCGGCAGTACACCTGGTTCCGCCGGGAGCCCGGGGACGTGACCTACCTCTTCCGCGGGGGAGAAGAGGCGTACGAGGGCTTCCGGGACTGGGTGCGGCTTTACTACGGCCTCTAG
- the udk gene encoding uridine kinase → MSRPFAIGIAGGTKSGKTTVARALKEALGGQAALLAMDHYYLDQSHLSLEERRRVNYDHPDAFDLPLYLEHVQRLLRWESVEEPVYSFQDYTRTPLTRRVDPAPVLILEGILLLYDPRLRALLDLKVFVEADADERFIRRLRRDLLERGRSLESVVEQYLSQVKPMHEAFVEPTKRYADIVLPRGGENRVALEMLIAKAQSRLAARGGVR, encoded by the coding sequence GTGAGCCGCCCTTTCGCCATCGGGATTGCCGGCGGGACCAAAAGCGGAAAGACCACGGTCGCCCGCGCCCTCAAGGAGGCCTTGGGGGGGCAGGCGGCCCTTTTGGCCATGGACCATTACTACCTGGACCAGTCCCATCTGAGTCTGGAGGAGCGCCGCCGGGTGAACTACGACCACCCGGACGCCTTTGACCTCCCCCTCTACCTCGAGCACGTCCAGCGCCTCCTGCGCTGGGAGAGCGTGGAGGAGCCCGTTTACTCCTTCCAGGACTACACCCGCACCCCCCTGACCCGCCGGGTGGACCCGGCCCCCGTTCTGATCCTGGAGGGGATCCTCCTCCTCTACGACCCCCGCCTTCGGGCGCTTCTGGACCTCAAGGTCTTCGTGGAGGCGGACGCGGACGAGCGCTTCATCCGGAGGCTCCGGCGGGACCTTCTGGAAAGGGGCCGGAGCCTAGAAAGCGTGGTGGAGCAGTACCTGAGCCAGGTCAAGCCCATGCACGAGGCCTTCGTGGAGCCCACCAAGCGGTACGCGGACATCGTCCTTCCCCGTGGGGGGGAGAACCGGGTGGCCCTGGAGATGCTCATCGCCAAGGCCCAAAGCCGCCTGGCGGCTCGAGGAGGGGTCCGGTGA